Proteins from a single region of Pseudomonas quebecensis:
- a CDS encoding LysR family transcriptional regulator translates to MSSLLDLEVFVRTADTGSLSAAARGLGLTPAAASIALKRLETRLGTRLLARSTRSMRLTEEGRRYLDSAREALAALAEGEQALRQQSQGLTGLLQLAAPSDFGRNVVLGWLDEFKLEHPNIRLQLLLNDSNADLFRDTVDIALRFGVPRDSSLVALPVVPGHQRLPCASPDYLARHGTPRTPAELEQHNTLRYMRQGRANSTWYFRQGTALQEVEVTGDYLSDDGEIVRRWALAGHGIAYKANLDIARDLKAGRLVRLLPDWQGEPTPFNLMCPHRLQVSERVKVLHRFLQARCQALLSA, encoded by the coding sequence ATGAGTTCACTCCTGGACCTTGAAGTCTTCGTGCGCACCGCCGACACGGGCAGCCTGTCCGCCGCTGCCCGAGGGTTGGGCCTGACTCCGGCAGCGGCCAGTATTGCTCTCAAACGCCTGGAAACCCGGTTGGGCACTCGCCTGCTGGCACGCTCCACCCGGAGCATGCGCCTGACCGAAGAAGGCCGGCGCTACCTCGACAGCGCGCGCGAGGCCCTGGCTGCTTTGGCCGAAGGCGAGCAAGCGCTCAGGCAGCAGAGCCAGGGCCTGACCGGTTTGCTGCAGCTGGCCGCACCCTCGGATTTCGGGCGCAATGTGGTGCTGGGCTGGCTGGATGAGTTCAAGCTGGAACACCCGAACATCCGCCTGCAATTACTGCTCAACGACAGCAATGCCGACCTGTTTCGCGACACCGTCGACATTGCGCTGCGTTTCGGCGTCCCACGGGATTCCAGCCTGGTGGCGCTGCCGGTGGTGCCCGGCCACCAACGCCTGCCCTGCGCCAGCCCCGACTACCTGGCGCGCCACGGCACACCACGCACGCCGGCGGAGTTGGAGCAGCACAACACGCTGCGGTACATGCGTCAGGGCCGGGCCAACAGCACTTGGTACTTTCGACAGGGCACGGCATTGCAGGAAGTCGAGGTGACGGGCGACTACCTGAGCGATGACGGTGAAATCGTGCGGCGCTGGGCGCTGGCTGGCCACGGAATTGCCTACAAAGCCAACCTCGACATCGCCCGGGACCTCAAGGCCGGACGCCTGGTGCGCCTGTTGCCTGACTGGCAGGGAGAACCCACGCCGTTCAACTTGATGTGCCCTCACCGCCTGCAGGTGTCGGAGCGAGTGAAAGTGCTGCACCGATTTCTACAAGCGCGCTGCCAGGCCCTGCTGAGTGCGTGA
- a CDS encoding aldo/keto reductase codes for MIYRTLGQSGLKVSVLTLGTMMFGEQTNTEDSLRIIDKAWDQGVNFIDTADVYTGGRSEELVGEAIARQRHDWVVASKVGFGPADGVPNRSGLSRKRIFNALDASLTRLDTDYLDIYYLHREDHQTPLEVTVSAIGDLIRQGKIRYWGLSNYRGWRIAEVIRVAERLGVDRPVISQPLYNIVNRQAEVEQITAAAAYGLGVVPYSPLARGVLSGKYAPDVTPQAGSRAARQDKRILETEWRMESLRIAQQIQQYTQGRGVGMVEFAIAWVLNNAAVSSAIVGPRTEAQWDAYTGALQVKITAEDEAFIDSLVTPGHASTPGFNDVGHFVSGRTPL; via the coding sequence ATGATTTATCGCACGTTGGGCCAGTCCGGGTTGAAGGTCAGTGTCCTGACCCTGGGCACCATGATGTTCGGCGAACAGACCAACACCGAAGACTCGCTGCGCATCATCGACAAGGCCTGGGATCAGGGTGTCAACTTTATCGACACGGCGGACGTGTACACCGGCGGGCGTTCCGAAGAGTTGGTGGGTGAAGCCATCGCCCGGCAGCGCCACGATTGGGTGGTGGCGTCAAAAGTCGGCTTCGGCCCGGCCGATGGTGTGCCCAACCGCAGCGGCCTGAGCCGCAAGCGAATATTCAACGCGCTCGATGCGAGCTTGACCCGCCTCGACACCGATTACCTGGACATCTACTACCTTCACCGCGAAGACCACCAGACGCCGTTGGAAGTGACCGTCTCGGCCATTGGCGACCTGATTCGCCAGGGCAAGATCCGCTACTGGGGCCTGTCCAACTATCGCGGCTGGCGCATTGCAGAAGTGATCCGCGTGGCCGAACGCCTGGGCGTGGACAGGCCTGTAATCAGCCAGCCTTTGTACAACATCGTCAACCGCCAGGCCGAGGTGGAGCAGATCACCGCCGCCGCTGCGTATGGCCTCGGTGTGGTGCCCTACAGCCCGCTGGCGCGCGGGGTGTTGAGCGGTAAATACGCCCCGGATGTCACCCCGCAAGCCGGCAGCCGCGCCGCGCGCCAGGACAAGCGCATCCTGGAAACCGAATGGCGCATGGAGTCGCTGCGCATCGCCCAGCAGATCCAGCAGTACACCCAAGGGCGTGGCGTGGGCATGGTGGAATTCGCCATCGCCTGGGTGCTCAACAACGCCGCGGTGAGTTCGGCGATTGTCGGGCCGCGCACCGAAGCGCAATGGGATGCCTACACCGGCGCGCTGCAGGTGAAGATCACGGCCGAAGACGAGGCGTTCATTGATTCGCTGGTCACGCCGGGGCATGCGTCCACACCAGGGTTCAATGACGTGGGCCACTTCGTTTCGGGACGCACGCCGCTGTGA
- a CDS encoding MFS transporter encodes MSQSAAVTQANDDDKNAVYKRVTLRLIPFIFICYLFNYLDRVNVGFAKLQMLDALKFSETVYGLGAGIFFIGYVLCGVPSNLALNKFGPRRWIALMMIVWGTLSTCLLFVTTPTHFYTLRLFTGAAEAGFFPGVVLYLSQWFPTFRRGRIMALFMSAIPVSGLLGSPFSGWILNHFAAGQGGLAGWQWMFLLQGIPTVLLGALAYFLLSDSFAHAKWLTPKERAVLEADQATDLANKPKTTSDSLAEVFKNPAIWAFGLIYFCIQSGVYAINFWLPSIIKNLGFSDNLVIGWLSAIPYLLAAVFMLLVGRSADLRKERRWHLVVPMLMGAVGLVIAVNFATTPAIAILGLTIATMGALTGLPMFWPVPTAMLSAGAAAGGLALINSMGQMAGFLSPYIVGFVKDATGSTDVALYLLAAVIVAGSALALRMTRTLKV; translated from the coding sequence ATGTCACAGAGCGCCGCTGTCACCCAGGCCAACGATGACGATAAAAACGCTGTCTACAAGCGCGTGACCCTGCGCTTGATCCCCTTCATTTTTATCTGCTACCTGTTCAACTACCTCGACCGCGTCAACGTCGGCTTCGCTAAGCTGCAGATGCTCGATGCCCTCAAATTCAGCGAAACCGTGTACGGCCTCGGGGCCGGGATCTTCTTCATCGGCTATGTGCTGTGCGGCGTGCCGAGCAACCTGGCCCTGAATAAATTCGGTCCACGGCGCTGGATCGCGCTGATGATGATCGTGTGGGGCACGTTGTCGACCTGCCTGCTGTTCGTCACCACACCGACCCATTTCTATACCCTGCGCCTGTTTACCGGTGCCGCCGAAGCCGGCTTTTTCCCCGGCGTGGTGCTGTACCTGTCGCAGTGGTTCCCGACCTTTCGCCGTGGGCGGATCATGGCGTTGTTCATGTCGGCGATCCCTGTGTCAGGCCTGCTGGGCAGTCCGTTTTCCGGCTGGATTCTCAACCACTTCGCCGCCGGCCAGGGCGGTCTGGCCGGCTGGCAGTGGATGTTCCTGCTGCAAGGCATCCCCACGGTTCTGCTGGGCGCCCTCGCCTACTTCCTGCTCAGCGACAGTTTCGCCCATGCCAAGTGGCTCACGCCCAAGGAGCGCGCGGTGCTGGAAGCCGACCAGGCCACGGACCTGGCGAACAAGCCCAAGACCACCAGCGACTCCCTCGCCGAGGTGTTCAAAAACCCGGCGATCTGGGCTTTCGGCCTGATCTACTTCTGTATTCAGAGCGGCGTGTACGCGATCAACTTCTGGCTGCCGTCGATCATCAAGAACCTGGGTTTCAGCGATAACCTGGTGATCGGCTGGCTCAGTGCGATCCCTTATCTGCTGGCTGCGGTGTTTATGTTGCTGGTGGGCCGTTCGGCGGACTTGCGCAAGGAGCGTCGCTGGCATTTGGTGGTGCCGATGCTGATGGGCGCGGTGGGCCTGGTGATCGCGGTAAACTTCGCCACCACGCCGGCCATTGCCATCCTCGGTCTGACCATTGCCACCATGGGCGCTCTCACCGGCCTGCCGATGTTCTGGCCGGTGCCGACGGCGATGCTCAGCGCAGGCGCAGCGGCGGGTGGCCTGGCGTTGATCAACTCCATGGGCCAGATGGCGGGCTTCCTCAGCCCTTATATCGTCGGGTTCGTAAAGGACGCCACGGGTTCGACGGATGTTGCGTTGTACCTGCTGGCGGCGGTGATTGTGGCGGGCAGTGCGCTGGCACTGCGCATGACACGGACCTTGAAGGTCTAA
- the rarD gene encoding EamA family transporter RarD, with translation MSKGVVLSVSASVLFAVMYYFTSLLTPLSGLEIFGWRMLLTVPCMTVFMVVSGEWRHVWELLRRLTAEPRLIAGVVVSSALLGVQLWLFMWAPLNGRSLDVSVGYFLLPLTMVLTGRLVWGEQLSYLQKIAVFFAALGVLNELYQAGGFSWATLVVIIGYPLYFIARKYLKTDHLGGLWLDMALMLPVAWWFVQSGEQGFAVMDAQPKLYALIPILGLISASALVSYIIASRLLAFSLFGLLSYVEPVLLLLVALLLGEGIKAGQWPTYIPIWIAVMVLVFEGFKHLVRQRRA, from the coding sequence GTGTCTAAAGGTGTGGTGTTATCGGTCTCGGCCTCGGTGTTGTTTGCCGTCATGTACTACTTCACGTCGTTGCTCACGCCATTGAGCGGCCTGGAGATTTTCGGCTGGCGCATGTTGCTGACCGTGCCGTGCATGACGGTATTCATGGTGGTCAGCGGCGAGTGGCGACACGTGTGGGAACTGCTGCGCCGGCTCACGGCCGAGCCACGCTTGATCGCCGGCGTGGTGGTGTCGTCGGCCCTGCTGGGCGTGCAGTTGTGGCTGTTCATGTGGGCGCCGCTCAACGGGCGCAGCCTGGACGTGTCGGTGGGGTATTTCCTGTTGCCACTGACCATGGTGCTGACCGGGCGCCTGGTGTGGGGCGAACAGCTGTCCTATTTGCAGAAGATCGCGGTATTTTTTGCCGCGCTCGGTGTGCTCAACGAGTTGTATCAGGCCGGTGGGTTCTCCTGGGCGACCCTGGTGGTCATCATCGGTTACCCGCTGTACTTCATCGCGCGCAAATACCTCAAGACCGATCACCTTGGCGGCCTGTGGCTGGACATGGCGCTGATGCTGCCCGTGGCATGGTGGTTCGTGCAAAGTGGCGAACAGGGCTTTGCGGTGATGGATGCGCAGCCGAAGCTCTATGCTTTGATTCCGATCCTGGGCCTGATCAGTGCCTCGGCGCTGGTGAGCTATATCATCGCCAGTCGCTTGCTGGCCTTCAGCCTGTTCGGCCTGCTCAGTTATGTCGAGCCAGTGCTGTTGCTGCTGGTGGCGCTCTTGCTGGGTGAAGGCATCAAGGCCGGGCAATGGCCGACCTACATTCCGATCTGGATCGCGGTCATGGTCCTGGTGTTTGAAGGGTTCAAGCACTTGGTGCGCCAGCGCCGGGCGTAA
- a CDS encoding SDR family oxidoreductase: MTSPLNGQTVIVIGGSSGIGAAVAKAAAARGAQVVLAGRRLSSSRDNGLRSEPVDVTDTESLRRLFETVGRFDHLVYTSGPSVHAKALIDTDLDEAQNNFNVKLWGALRAIQQALPFLDERGSISLTSGQLGRKLASGQFIKVGINAATEALGKQLAKELAPRRVNVVSPGVIDTPAYAGLAEDQRLATFANAASALPVGRVGQAEEVAAGYVLAMENGFICGAVIDINGGGLL, encoded by the coding sequence ATGACTTCTCCCCTCAATGGCCAAACCGTCATCGTGATCGGTGGCAGCAGCGGTATCGGCGCGGCAGTGGCCAAGGCCGCCGCCGCACGCGGCGCTCAAGTGGTGCTGGCGGGACGACGCCTGTCATCGAGCCGCGACAACGGCCTGCGCAGCGAACCCGTGGACGTCACCGACACCGAGTCCCTGCGGCGCTTGTTCGAAACCGTTGGGCGCTTTGATCATTTGGTGTACACGTCCGGCCCATCGGTGCATGCCAAAGCCTTGATAGATACCGATCTGGACGAAGCCCAGAACAACTTCAACGTGAAACTCTGGGGGGCCTTGCGGGCAATCCAGCAGGCGCTGCCGTTCCTCGACGAGCGCGGCAGCATCAGCCTGACCTCCGGGCAATTGGGGCGCAAATTGGCGTCGGGGCAGTTCATCAAAGTCGGTATCAACGCCGCCACTGAAGCCCTGGGCAAGCAGTTGGCCAAGGAACTGGCGCCGCGTCGGGTCAACGTGGTGAGCCCCGGTGTAATTGATACCCCGGCGTATGCCGGGTTGGCCGAAGACCAGCGCCTGGCGACGTTTGCCAACGCCGCAAGCGCGTTGCCGGTGGGCCGCGTGGGGCAGGCCGAGGAGGTGGCGGCAGGCTATGTGCTGGCCATGGAAAATGGCTTTATCTGCGGCGCTGTCATCGATATCAACGGCGGCGGCCTGCTGTAA
- the hppD gene encoding 4-hydroxyphenylpyruvate dioxygenase, with the protein MTDQHANPMGLMGFEFIEFASPIPGTLEPIFEIMGFSKVATHRSKNVHLYRQGEINLILNNEPNSIASYFAAEHGPSVCGMAFRVKDSQKAYNRALELGAQPIHIETGPMELNLPAIKGIGGAPLYLIDRFGEGSSIYDIDFVFLDGVDRNPKGAGLKVIDHLTHNVYRGRMVYWANFYEKLFNFREARYFDIKGEYTGLTSKAMSAPDGMIRIPLNEESSKGAGQIEEFLMQFNGEGIQHVAFLTDDLVQTWDALKKIGMRFMTAPPDTYYEMLEGRLPNHGEPVDQLQARGILLDGSSIEGDKRLLLQIFSETLMGPVFFEFIQRKGDDGFGEGNFKALFESIERDQVRRGVLTAD; encoded by the coding sequence ATGACCGACCAACACGCAAACCCAATGGGCCTGATGGGCTTTGAATTCATCGAATTCGCCTCGCCGATCCCAGGCACCCTTGAGCCGATCTTCGAGATCATGGGGTTCAGCAAAGTCGCCACCCATCGCTCCAAGAACGTGCACCTGTATCGCCAGGGCGAGATCAACCTGATCCTCAACAACGAGCCCAACAGCATCGCCTCGTACTTCGCGGCGGAGCACGGCCCGTCGGTGTGCGGCATGGCGTTCCGGGTCAAGGATTCGCAAAAGGCCTACAACCGCGCACTGGAACTGGGCGCTCAGCCGATCCATATCGAAACCGGCCCGATGGAACTCAACCTGCCGGCCATCAAAGGCATCGGCGGCGCGCCGCTGTACCTGATCGATCGTTTCGGCGAAGGCAGCTCGATCTACGACATCGATTTCGTCTTCCTCGACGGTGTGGACCGCAACCCTAAGGGCGCCGGCCTCAAGGTCATTGACCACCTGACCCACAACGTCTATCGCGGGCGCATGGTGTACTGGGCCAACTTCTACGAGAAGCTGTTCAACTTCCGTGAAGCTCGCTATTTCGACATCAAGGGCGAGTACACCGGCCTGACCTCCAAGGCCATGAGCGCCCCCGACGGCATGATCCGCATCCCACTGAACGAAGAGTCCTCCAAGGGCGCCGGGCAGATCGAAGAGTTCCTGATGCAGTTCAATGGCGAGGGCATCCAGCATGTGGCGTTCCTCACCGACGACCTGGTCCAGACCTGGGACGCGCTGAAGAAAATCGGCATGCGCTTCATGACCGCGCCGCCGGACACCTACTACGAGATGCTCGAAGGTCGCTTGCCCAACCACGGCGAGCCAGTCGATCAACTGCAGGCCCGTGGCATTCTGCTGGACGGTTCGTCCATCGAAGGCGACAAGCGTCTGTTGCTGCAGATCTTCTCGGAAACCCTGATGGGCCCGGTGTTCTTCGAGTTTATCCAGCGCAAGGGGGACGATGGCTTCGGCGAGGGCAACTTCAAGGCCCTGTTCGAATCCATCGAGCGTGACCAGGTCCGTCGCGGTGTGTTGACCGCCGACTGA
- a CDS encoding DMT family transporter, translating to MHPTSDHLTYCKLAAVTMIWGGTFVAGRYLADHIDPLLAASLRFILASLALLLFMALARIRLVRPTGRQLRQLALLGFFGIFFYNLCFFYGLHYINASRASLIVALNPAVIGLASSLLFKEQLGRARIIGIALCLGGAATVIVSRNPQLLQGAPDHGLGDLLILGCVLGWGIYSLYSRELNASLGPLQTVTWSVLLGAAMLAAATAFMGGFTLQAVSRIDLPQALSLGYLGVLGSALAYIGYYDGIRRIGATRSGVFIALNPLTAVICGALLLGEPLSAPMLMGGAVILWGIYLCNKPLAPARVMGI from the coding sequence ATGCATCCCACCTCGGATCATCTGACTTACTGCAAGCTTGCCGCCGTCACCATGATCTGGGGTGGCACCTTCGTCGCCGGTCGCTACCTGGCCGATCATATCGACCCACTGCTGGCCGCCAGCCTGCGGTTTATCCTGGCCAGCCTGGCGTTGCTGTTGTTCATGGCCCTGGCGCGCATTCGACTGGTGCGGCCAACGGGTAGGCAACTGCGACAGTTGGCCTTGCTGGGTTTTTTCGGGATTTTCTTCTACAACCTGTGTTTCTTCTATGGGCTGCACTACATCAATGCCTCGCGAGCATCGTTGATCGTGGCCCTGAACCCTGCGGTGATCGGCCTGGCGTCCTCGCTGCTGTTCAAGGAACAACTGGGGCGCGCACGCATCATCGGTATCGCACTGTGCCTGGGGGGCGCCGCGACCGTGATTGTCAGCCGCAATCCGCAGTTGCTCCAGGGCGCTCCCGATCATGGGCTGGGGGACCTGCTGATTCTGGGCTGCGTGCTGGGTTGGGGCATTTACTCGTTGTATTCCCGTGAACTCAACGCCAGCCTCGGGCCGCTGCAGACGGTGACCTGGTCGGTGCTGCTGGGCGCCGCGATGCTGGCCGCCGCCACCGCCTTCATGGGCGGTTTCACGCTTCAGGCCGTGAGCCGCATTGACCTGCCGCAGGCGCTGAGCCTGGGCTATCTCGGCGTGCTGGGCTCGGCCCTGGCCTATATCGGCTACTACGACGGCATCCGCCGCATCGGCGCCACTCGCTCCGGCGTGTTTATTGCGCTTAACCCGCTCACTGCGGTCATCTGTGGCGCGCTGTTGCTGGGCGAGCCACTCAGCGCGCCGATGCTGATGGGTGGCGCGGTAATACTGTGGGGTATCTACCTGTGCAACAAACCCCTTGCACCGGCGAGGGTGATGGGGATTTGA